The genomic stretch GATAATAttctttaaatttatttattcatttgtttatgtgttcattttatttaaagaaaaccctaaaaatatatttaaagtagcctaaataaaaaaatgaatacattttggtgCAAATTGTCTGTCCCATGTGGTGAATAATTTTTACATGCACGCTTGGGATCTTCACGCCCACTAGAACACTTGGGCAAAATATAGGAAATACGTCATGTAAATATTCAAGCGGTCAAGTGCAAAGACCGCAAGTGTGGTTATTTGGACGCAGCACAAATTGGCCCACTTTTTAGTATATAAAAGTAAACTTCtaagtgtactataagtgtaagagtagtcaactttaagtgCACAAGTACGTTCTTTATTTGTACTGCAAGTGAACTTATAGTTATACTAGTAGTTTTATACTTCAAGTGTATATGCAAATGTTTTGTTAGTGTACTCTAAGTAAACTATAGGTTatttgtgtgctgcaggtatagaAGTATACTCATAGCACACTTGAATAAATTTATTTTTCGTAAGGGATATTCAGTAAACCTCCTTTAACCGGGCAAAAAACTCTTGCACCTTGACCGTCATGCATTCATTTCCTTTGTCTGTGAACATAGAGGACTTTGTGAAAAAATAGTTGTGGcatttaatggattctgccaacaaagcagtATTTCCGAATAGcctgggattaagcagatttgaagtgaaagtatttgatgaacgtataatacgtgccgagagcattcggttatcATTATCTGATTTTTGGCAGAAATGGCGTTTAGCAGCGTTTATATCTGAGCTCTTTAAAGGCTACTTTTTCACAGTCAATGTAGACGATGGGCCAAAGTTATCTCAGAAGAACTTTTATGCACGTGAAAACTAAATACATACACAGTGCAATACTATTTGTATTGTTATTGTCATTTATGCTTctcttaaattattattatattaactgagacgatttatttatttgatataaGACATGTGTTTTACttgtttgacagaagtttagtattaataataataaaacaattgaGGCAGGTGTCCCAGACAGAGTATAGATTAAGCAAGGACTAGATATACTTAGATATATTAGAACATTTatgtagttttaacaaacataccattacttgtgtgcatcttGAGGTTATAAAAATTGTATTTGGGGATGGGcgataatttgcatgcgatatcatgcgcatctcgtcagtaaagccggttatTTGATTAGTAATATCACCTGCTATGACAAGCTGGGAcatatcgcatacatatcgCAGGCGATATGTGCGCGATAATAAATGCGAAATTGCCCCAACTGTCAGTGAACTACgactttgtgtagtaaatgccgctccatctaaAGAAATCTCTCTTAAGAAATCGGTTTCACTGAAGAGATGCCCAATTACAATCACATGCAAATTATCGCCTATCCCTAATTGTACTGCTATATTTTAAGGTGTTTTCAGTTCAGACATCTATTTAGTCAGATCACACAGTTTCACTCTTCCAGAAACATAAAACCCAGGATAGAGAGGTTGAGTGAATGTGGTGTTGACTTTGTGGATGAGGGTCATTGTGTCAGAGACGCTGTAGAAGGACAGAGATCCTGCACTGTGATCCACATACACTCCTATTCTAGAAGATCTGGACCCTACTGGGAGTTTAGTCTCAATGTTATTGTGCCAGAATGAACAACTGGAGTCAGAGCAGCACAAACACCAGGACTGATCATTAAATCCAAACCTACAATCATCACGGCCTCCCTTCCTGTTGATGCTCTTATATGACACTGATATATACACCTGACCGCTCCACTCAACCTCCCAGTAACAGCGTCCCCACACACCCTCTTTACACAACACCTGATAACAACCATTGAATCTGTCTGGATGATTAGGATACCGCTGGCCTGTGTAAGTGTGAGTAATCACTCTGTTCCCTTCAGACAGACGGAGACAATTATACAATGTGTTTTCTTCTCCAGTGATCGGACAATAATCTGATGGAGAAATCATATAATATTATCTGTAtgcatattaaaataaaaagtctcTTTTTTAAGGTTTATATGGACAGACATTTTGCGGAGAATATTTCATAGATTACAGTTCATCCTTTAGTTAGAGGAAGAACCTGTTCTAATTGTTATAAACATCATAATCTTGTGTGTGTAACATGTTTGTGAATTATCatcaaaatgattttattttgtaaaagaTCATAAAACGATTGAGTCATATAAGTGAAAATTAATGTAAGGTGTTGTCAGCTAAATTGGGTCCTCAGGTAAATGCCTAGGGGATTTTatggttaaaggaaaacaccaacgttttttcagtattttacttatgtttaggttcattCTATTTAATGGCAATGATAAGggtattagtcagtaattgaaatgccttattttcacaaaggtcactttggtcatttttttggTATTCAACCAATTTGACAGCCAAACcctcttacctcaacttagacaaaataatacaaacctatcttttttcaatgtttgcaattaatctttgcagagtgtgtcgtgaatgtgttagcatttaccctagcaccattcattccttaggatccaaacagggatgaatttagaagccaccaaacactttcatgttttcccaatgttttccctatttaaagactgttacatgagtagttacaaaagtatggtggcacaaaaaaaaagtttttttaaagcggataaaaatgagaactatattgtatggcggaagagcacttagtttgaaACAATTTGACCTTGGCggagtaacatcatcactcctgactacaccccctcgctcaaacttctgtcaatattactgcatgccgaggtcgaagtgctgcaaacgaAGTGCTCTTCTGGCAAACAatatagttcttatttttttctgcttaaaaaatcgccacgttttattttgtgccaccatattttTGCGCCACAGTCtctaaatagagaaaacatggaagtgtttggtggcttctaaattcatccctgtttggatcctaaggcatgaatggggctaggctaaatgctaacacgttaatgacgcgctgtacaaagattatgtgcatgcattgaaaaaaagatgggtatgtcaggtctccagactaactttttttactaggagcacagtggccccgaactgaaaattttaggggcgcaaccagaaaatttaggggcgcaaccagaaaatttaggggcacataccgtaaatcaacatgctaaccaaatattcacatttctactacgtaatacactgtattactaataaatactttgatgatacagtagatgcagaaagtacaatgtgctgttttaaattcagtgtcacatcacaaaaaaaggtcaaatttaccggtcgcacatgtgcgtctaaaattcagtggcacactctcaatggcagtctggagccctgtatgtattaatttgtccaagttggggtaagaacatagtaaagtATTGAAAACCGGCGGTGTTTTCCTTACAGGTAGGCGTAGCAGAATGTACAGGTCATAATAagcatttcatttcaattggtATTTTTAATTCTataaattgtttaatttaaaaaataccaGTTTACAAGAAAAATGCAATAGCTAAGCGTGGTAGATAAAATGGGCCACTTTACAAGTTAACTTTAAATGCACTTTTGTTACAGCTCATGTTGATAacaatatttaacaaaaaaaaccttactaacaaaaaagaaaaaaaatatatatactgtatgccACATTAACTATTTGTAGCCTTGTCTTGAGCTATGCTATAGCTTGTGTGCTTATTTATCATTTGGTGCCTTATTTTGACATTATTAATACAGAAGTGCTTTCAGTGTTGTTcatgttttatattttcatCAGCATATTAAGATGATATATTACGTAAGTAGCATTAAGTGTTTGTTATTTGTAAAGACTTACATTGTAGGAACTGCTCCTTGGTCTTGGGTTCAGGGGTGGGAATGATTTCAATAACCTTTACTGTGGAAaccaaaaatatatatctttattGTAATTAACATTTATAGATAAACTATATTATATACTACACTGAGATGGTGATATTCTTTGTATTTCTGCAAATATAATATTGTAATTGTATGATGTTTGCCttatttgtgattttttttgcctTACCTCTATTGGATATCAGTTCTCTCTCTTCTCTGCACAAATCCTCCAGTTTATCCCTCAGATGAGAAACAGATTTCACTACATCATCATAAGAGAGGAGAGAACTGACAGTGATGTTGAGTGAATCTATAGATCCAAGAGAAgcagagagagactgaaaaTTCTGCAAAAACACAAAGACAACACAAACAATTAATACTAAATATAACCACCGTAAAATATGCTCTTCTCTTTATAAACACCACTGTTGTGTTTATCAGATCTCTGTTACCTGGATGAAATTGATGTGATCATCTGTGTGAGAAATTTGCTCCAGCTCAGCGTCCCTTCTCGTTAGATCATCAATCTCCTGCTCCAGTCGCTTCATGAGTCCTTCAGCTTCACTCACTGCAGTCTTTTCCTGATCTCTGATCAGATGTGTCACCTCAGATCGTCTTTTCTCAATGGATCGAATCAGTTGAGTAAAGATCCTCTCAGTGTTGTCCACTGCTGTCTGTGCAGAGCGCTGTTAGGACACACAGAGAGAGGAGCATTAGAATCAGCAGCATTCACTCAGCTCTTACTGGTACATCACACAGTCTGTTACCCACAGTGAACTTCAGTGAAAGTCATCCAGCACTGAACTCCTCACTGACTGATTGGATGAGAGTCCTAACTGAGTCTGAAACAGATCTGAAACAGCAGACAGCAGTTGTTCTTCTGATCAAAACTCACCTTATGAGTCTCCACAGCATCTCTCAGCTCCTGAAGCTTCTTCTCGCTCTCCAGGATTATCTCCTGGTATTTTCTCTGTGTCTCCTTCAGTTGTTTCTGTGGAAGCAGTGATAAACAGTGAATAAGATATAAATTGAAATTTTGGCTTCATCTTACAATTCATGGAATACTTCAAAAATGAAACACAGCACTCAGTGCTTTCAGCTCTTACCTGTTTCTCGGTCCTCTCATCTTTAGCTGATATAGTTTTGTGAAATTTATGGTTGCCCACCATACACCATAGACATATACATTGCCGATCagttttacagtaaaactctAACAGCTTTTCATGTTGTGGGCAGATCATCTGCTGAAGTCGTCCAGTGGCATCTATCAGGTTGTGCTTCCCTTTGAATAATTTCTCATGTTGTTCAAGATGATTTTGACAGTAAGAGTTCAGACACACCAGACAGGACTTGACAgctttgtgttttctctcagTACAGACGTCACACTTCACATCTCCAGGTTCAGCATAACATTGATCAGGACGAGCAGTTTGTAGTTTAGTCTTCTTTAGTTTCTCCACCACTTCAGCCAGCATGGTGTTTTTACCTAAAACAGGTCTTGTAGTGAAGGTCTGTCTGCACTGAGGGCAGCCATAGTCTCTCTTCTTATCATCCTGATCCCAGCAGTCTGTAATACAGCTCATACAGTAACTGTGCCCACAGTTAATAGTCACAGGATCCTTCAGTAGATCCAGACAGATTGAACAGATGAACTGATCCTGAGCCAAATAAACATTCGCTTCTGCCATTTTAATGTATGtggacaaaaatacaaagacaaAACGTATAACGGTCCAGTTTAGTTTCAGTTTTATATTCCGCGTCTTTTGCGCGCGCAAATACGTTATTTTGAATATAGACAGGGAGTTGAAAATACTTTTCAGAATGCTCGTAATTGGAGGAAAGCGGCGCGGTCTTCTTCTTCTTGTAGTGTTTTATGGCGGTAAAGCGGTTCGGAAATGTGATCCGCCCCTAAACTCAGCAACATCCTGGCTTGAAAAGTGTGCAAATAAGAAAGTCAGTCATGTTAGTCCACTAGATGTCAGACCcgaactattttttttttaacaataattGTAATACTGCATTTACAGGTGGATGGGACGTGATGTGAGAATTTTTGGGGTAAGAATAAATGTATTCTTACAGTTTGGTAAATCGCTATGGCAAGTCATGTGTAGTATTAAACCATGTAGGTGTCTAGGTGAATAATATCAGTGTTGATGTTATCACATTTAATCATGCTGGATAAAAGCAACATTAAATTGTACACCGTTTACTTTCCTCAGAAAAAAGTTCTGGAGAGTTTTCGTAATGGACACTGTggcaaatttaatttaaatgaaacTGATGGTGTAACGTTAAAGTCCACctatttcatttctaaaaaacCACGTTATATTGTGTATTATAAAATCCCtgatagcacacatacatctcgaagacgtctatttgatgtctgcgtttacatctgcaagaCGTATTATTTAGATTGTTTGCTAATCTGCAATACGTCCCTGAGACGTttcctaaaagatgtcatatagacatattGAAGACGTCTAAAAAacgtttttgatttaaaatgtatgtaaagcagctctttctaagacctttataagatgtttttacaccaGATGAATTCCAGATCTCCAGATCTTTACCAGACATCTTGCAGACGTACCTGTACTATCTAtctgcgtggtttatggtaaaaaaaaaacacattattttccacataccgtacatttttgtagctccagatttcactctctttctgaacagattttaaaagttctatgtccctgattggccagctaatctgtacattgtgattggactgaatacctctgatgtcagccgtaaatgtgacgctctttaccatgtttgaaagattcgctcacaattagggatgttaacaatttAAGCGATCATTAATTAATTGCAGATAAGAATTAAGTTGATAAAACTTAACAATTTGTCGAATAAGCAAGATCATGCACGTGTGTGCGGGCGCCTGGGCAAAACACATACAGAAACAAAATTAAGCGAGCGCTGAGAAACTAGCCAAGATCACAACCATGGTatactagatgtcgccttggctatGGCAGTTCATTGAACCGAATGTGTCaaatagagccgccatcttgaaacaggggagccccgcatcagcgtcattgtaggcaatggtaacggaaataaaatcaccataaatcgtcatgaatgcGATTTTCTAGTTCTTCctttggttcgtttcaacagtcagacattGATTGATtccaaaaaaaattaagttttgatattatgaaaatctactttttctaactgtaatgcatagtgctagtaggccGTACAGCCATACTAAGCACAAAAGTGcggcatcgtccatgaattcggagtacaggcggagatagcagctttacatagctacttcctatgacaagacctCTGTTCTAAGATTgcggcggttttgacgcatgcttagaaccccaagggcgacatctagtgtatatatatatatatatatatatatatatatatatatatatatatatatatggatcACAACGATGCTCAAAGCCAAACACACACCTGGGCTGACTGCCAACGCAACAAAATGGCATCCACAGTGGATCTGAGATGGTACGATACAGAAAATGCAAATATCgttaggatactgaaagcaCAGACCCTCTTCAGGGAAGGCTGCAAGCTTAGCATGGCAACGCTGCTATACACCGGGAAGGAGATCAGAAGCCGttttttaatgaacagattaaaatgGAATCTTagaggtgacatagaatgattgaacggggtatttatccttgttctgtgatgtgacatgtagacaaaaaaacttttgtttgggtctgtaatgccttagaagcttcctaaaaacctctctcagatagctctattagggtgggtgattttaaacaagtggttttgtacctatttggctccccctactggcttaacttgcaatctcattactgattggctgactttgctgccactcaaaaaaattagccaattattttaaagtggagggtcagtgagatgcctgtgatgtcataagcatcagtttttcagatttctaaaagaggaatatctatgagactgagatgcttagcatgtttagcactttttgtatgttagtgaatgcgggtagactaccattattcaacaaagacaaggcaaaaatggtttttcatttcattctgtcccctttaaattctggcaagaaactgtaaaatgtaaactgtaactgactgtcgttACACTCTGAACATCTGCAACTGatcattattgactggctgAGGCGCTACACGCTAGCCAAGTTGACTGTTGTGtgttttctaatggaaggttgccatctccataatataagcatctttgctgaaatATACGCCGCAGGTCTAAGGTGACGATGGGAAAAGTGCCCTTTgtgtgcttcttggatataattacaacaaACGGTGTATCAACAACTCTGAAAGTGAGGTGAACaactagaaaaataacacttaaagataatgaaacttttattttgacatgtcTTTATGTTAACtgatcatcgaatatgggaaattgcataaattgacatccctactcacaatgcaatgctacttacaggctgagtccgaaTTGGGAGGAATTACGATAatgtcttgtctacatcaccaatcccaggaaataaacagtttgttgtagtccaagaaaagacattggagacgataacttgcgtcatcctTTACATTGGTGTGTGTAGCTTTGCATATCGTTACCATGTACTAATATACACTaaatgtgaatcggaccataggtaCCCTTTAACTCACCCTGTGTCCAAACTTCATACCTTCCCAAATGTAGTGTGAAAATTGAAGCAGATGTTTCTGTCACTTAAAGGTCATCTGTTACTAAAAACTGTACACtttatatagcctactgtctcCTCTGGACTAATGACTTACACGTGTAATTGCAAATGTGATGATTTTAATATTGTTTACATGTTGTTTGTGTTAGGGGAGTGCAGGGATAGTTGCAACATGGCTTATTTCTCCAATCAGGAATGAGCTAGACTACTGTATGCTTAGTTAGCCCCTCCTCTTTTCGGGATGAAAGCAGCCAAGACCATTTTCAAATCATTTATGAGCCCCATTCAtattccatagtattcttttccTACTATGCCCACACTTTAGCCCCTTAgtacaaattaaacattgtttaaatgccacagacTACCTAAGTATTTTTGGTGACcgtgtccatccctttatgactaCAGTGTATTCATCTTCTGATGGCTACTtacagcaggataatgcactgTCAAAAAGCTAATTTCATCTCAAACAAGTTTCTTGAACAGGACAATAAGTTCACTTTTCTTTAATTATCTCCACAGTCACCGGATCTCAATCTAATAGAGCATCTTTAGGATTTGGTGGAATGGAAGATTCCTTTATGGATGTGCAGATGACAAATCTGCGGCAGCTGCGTGATGCTATGTCCCAAACCTCAGAGGAATGTTTCCAACACTTTGTCGAATCTATGCCATGAAgtattaaggcagttctgaaggcaaaaggggtcCAACCTGGTACTAGCAAGTGTGCTTAATAAAGTGGCCCGTGAGTGatctacactgtaaacattttgggatttttcaacccatggttggtttaaatatggacattttcttGGTTAATTTAACCTTGCAGTTGGGTTAAAGCAACCCAGCGTTTTAGTGCACATTAGGGAGACTTTAGTTTCGTGTTTGTGTGTAAATTTAGTATTAGCCGGcaaaagagagatagagagtaATGAAAGTATAGTATACAAAGAtattgcttataactactgctttatttttttaaagtgttatcAAACGTTCAAAACAATTCAGAGACTTAACAAAAACTTATGATAAcgtataacacacacacacatcagccTAATAGTTGAAATAATAGGAACTCAGTTTGGAGTTAAGCATGTTAACTCCAAGGTTTTCACTAATAGTCTAATCTCcaggttttaaagttttctggaaaaagcTTTCTCGTGGAGAAGGGGGACACCCTGAAAGaatcaaacacaaacacactcatcAATAGGTTTAAGCAAATATACATGCAAAATTGCACATGCATATTTCAGATCTCAGGTGTTTGGTACCTGTTCTACATAAGAAAAGAAGAAACATACAAAAACCTGAGAGTGATTTAGTTTCAGTTTCCCTGAAGTCAAGACCCTCCTGGTTGTGTCACGTGTTACAGGAATCCCGTTATATAATAAACAAgtccactagatgtcagtctCATACAGAAACTGCACAGAGACGGTCTCCAGAGAGCAAGTGATCATGTTTGCACATCTGCTTTACtcgatttaaaggggacatatcatgaaaatcgtACTTTATCCATGTtaactattctctgcaagcatgtgaaaaattaggtcattatAATTTAgccccccttgtgatgtcagaaggggatcttataataataccgcagcttaatttgcactatccaaccacggcactgccatttagtgcaagagagagagagagaaaaattgacagcacaacagagtttcaatttcaacaaaccaccatcatatggcgatcagtgtttgcatttcatcagctcatttgcattttatagGACATACCCAAAACGGAACATCTTTgctcgcacctacaaagtggaaattttaacatgttgtaataaattatctgtggtgtattttgagctaaaacttcacatatgtactctggggacacgaaagatttattttacatcttaaaaaagtcttgtgaaaatgTCCCCATTAAGAACCATCAGATTTTCTTTTTAATCGAGTTttgaaacagttatgacgtaatgaagatTTGTTTGCTAAATCACGTGACTTTGCCAGTTTGAAACAGCTCTAAACCACTGATTCGAATCCAAAGATTTGTAAATATTTCGAGGCTTCGAGAGAGAGTGTCTCAAGATCGCCCCATCACTTTCAAAGGACACACAAATTAATGtggaataaatattttttaatcttttttaaagtgaattttGAGTTTAAAAACAACTATGAACCCAGAATATTTAGCTACATAAACAAAATTAGTATGTGTTCTCAAATATGAGTTTCAAGTATGAGTTTCTCAAATTTTGGTAAGTTGTATTCACTGTTTTGAAGCGCTCTGAAAGCACACAATAATGGCGTCTGTAGGTCAAACGTGTAAATGCAAACTTCCTACAAACAGTCCTCGTATTAAAACTCACTTTTCTCATTTCACCGTAAGAACAGATGTACAGACAGGGTGCAGTGTTGTACAGGACATCATATTAAACAGTTTGTAAGCATGTAAAGCTGCAGTGATCCAACAGAGGGCACTCAGAAACACTGTGGAATTTTCCATGTTTGCGTTTCTGTGtgtggccgtttctcaatctgaaggctgcagactcctgaggtcgcatttgtaggctgttacgtcataaagactgtcttatttgagaatattaacaataataaagttgactattattctaagttaatcgtaaattgttacAAAaagcttatgacttgcgaatgtaatgctcagttaacttaaataaaccaggcttgatgacgtttGCAGCCCGCATATGCGACcttcggaggctgcaagccttCCAATTGAGTAACGGcctgtgtgtgcgcgtgtgccaAACGATACCGCACATTCAAGAGCCTGAACCGCTTGTCACACAAGATTCAGGTATTCCTCAGCAATGTCTGTATTATACTGATTGTTTTATACAGTACCACCCAGAAAAAGCTTATAATGAGATTTATAGTAGTTAAGAAAGCGTGCAAGTGTCCGTAAAAACACGTCAGCATCCTTCATTAAAGGgacatcatgaaaatctgacttttctatGTTTTCCAGATGCTAAAATTGCGTATCCAAGTGTTtttgtcaacctagaaaatgtgaaacagAACAACCCAATAACCCAGCAAACAAAGAACGTTAGTTTTTGCTTATATTTTGGCGGTTGTTTGGAAACCAAATAATAACGTTCTGGAAATGTTCTTTTTTTGGGGTTTTttgcaaccataaaataacgtttccataacgttgcagggtggttatttttaaataaactaaaaataacttatacataACTTAGTATTCTCTAATGGTTATTTTTGAAACGTttataaaataacgttcccttataccacaggtctgtcaaatgctttattctgattgagaaatgttccatgggtgtggattatttttctgtaaactacacacctaaaattttaaatttcttaaaaatagccaccagagcaatgtttgtggtaaccgtgatataagaggaataatt from Paramisgurnus dabryanus chromosome 6, PD_genome_1.1, whole genome shotgun sequence encodes the following:
- the LOC135748095 gene encoding tripartite motif-containing protein 16-like protein, with protein sequence MAEANVYLAQDQFICSICLDLLKDPVTINCGHSYCMSCITDCWDQDDKKRDYGCPQCRQTFTTRPVLGKNTMLAEVVEKLKKTKLQTARPDQCYAEPGDVKCDVCTERKHKAVKSCLVCLNSYCQNHLEQHEKLFKGKHNLIDATGRLQQMICPQHEKLLEFYCKTDRQCICLWCMVGNHKFHKTISAKDERTEKQKQLKETQRKYQEIILESEKKLQELRDAVETHKRSAQTAVDNTERIFTQLIRSIEKRRSEVTHLIRDQEKTAVSEAEGLMKRLEQEIDDLTRRDAELEQISHTDDHINFIQNFQSLSASLGSIDSLNITVSSLLSYDDVVKSVSHLRDKLEDLCREERELISNRVKVIEIIPTPEPKTKEQFLQYYCPITGEENTLYNCLRLSEGNRVITHTYTGQRYPNHPDRFNGCYQVLCKEGVWGRCYWEVEWSGQVYISVSYKSINRKGGRDDCRFGFNDQSWCLCCSDSSCSFWHNNIETKLPVGSRSSRIGVYVDHSAGSLSFYSVSDTMTLIHKVNTTFTQPLYPGFYVSGRVKLCDLTK